A single window of uncultured Pseudodesulfovibrio sp. DNA harbors:
- a CDS encoding methyltransferase domain-containing protein: MKQQNSPAPDTTKSSQAVHGLTYQFSPKVVVIAGPPAGGKSYAAKLLAENYGYALLRLDAITPLVANKYGGDIETVRQPGTYQDFKDHFAQLLRRNRYQNIVLEGCRMSHPHIHQGFMDALHDIYSPYTIVQNFYLNPSREVRMERFLLRKIRQAKQAIKGGTPNANTSQVFCDMLEPVLPSFSEIEDSEAITQWAIDNQDVIHPGVPENDRNVFKTVAEAKSFNPFYQTIEYNGRTLVPGFTLSPLAWQNILKLGVNFQGKSLCDYGCMHGYYTFKAEEAGAMGVGVDMDQGAVDLSNYLASVKQSDCHFMVYDITTPLNQKYDIILALNVLHRTGKFELTTEIMFEHCNECILEVGESQLPIIIGEGTRQGFKLKRNISSHRQQSCIGPRRVLHMVRQEGRK; the protein is encoded by the coding sequence ATGAAACAGCAAAATAGCCCCGCCCCGGACACCACCAAAAGTTCTCAGGCTGTCCATGGGTTGACCTATCAATTCAGCCCCAAGGTTGTCGTCATTGCCGGCCCCCCTGCTGGCGGGAAAAGTTATGCGGCCAAACTCCTTGCCGAAAATTACGGCTATGCATTGTTACGATTGGATGCCATCACACCGCTGGTTGCCAACAAATACGGAGGCGATATTGAAACAGTTCGCCAGCCTGGTACTTATCAGGACTTCAAGGATCACTTCGCCCAGCTCCTAAGAAGAAATCGGTATCAAAACATTGTTCTTGAAGGCTGTCGTATGAGCCACCCTCATATCCATCAAGGATTTATGGATGCTTTGCACGACATATATTCGCCGTATACCATTGTTCAAAATTTCTATCTAAATCCTTCCAGAGAAGTTCGCATGGAGCGATTCCTCCTGCGTAAAATCCGACAGGCCAAACAGGCAATCAAGGGTGGCACCCCAAACGCGAACACCTCGCAGGTTTTTTGCGACATGCTGGAGCCAGTCCTCCCCTCTTTCTCCGAGATCGAAGATTCCGAGGCCATCACCCAATGGGCTATCGATAATCAGGATGTTATCCACCCCGGAGTCCCCGAGAATGATCGAAACGTTTTCAAAACGGTTGCCGAGGCCAAATCCTTCAATCCTTTTTATCAGACAATTGAGTACAACGGACGCACCCTTGTTCCCGGCTTTACTCTCTCTCCACTGGCTTGGCAGAACATCCTCAAGCTCGGCGTTAATTTTCAGGGCAAAAGTCTGTGCGACTATGGCTGTATGCACGGCTATTACACGTTCAAGGCTGAGGAAGCGGGTGCGATGGGTGTTGGCGTAGATATGGATCAAGGGGCTGTTGACTTGTCCAACTATCTGGCTTCGGTCAAGCAGTCGGACTGCCATTTCATGGTTTACGACATCACCACTCCACTCAACCAGAAGTACGACATCATTCTCGCTTTAAACGTCTTGCATAGGACGGGAAAGTTCGAACTGACCACTGAAATCATGTTCGAACACTGCAATGAATGCATCCTTGAGGTGGGAGAATCGCAGTTACCGATCATCATCGGTGAAGGCACCCGGCAGGGATTCAAACTCAAGCGAAATATTTCGTCCCATAGACAACAGTCCTGCATCGGACCTCGAAGAGTGTTACACATGGTTCGCCAAGAGGGTAGGAAGTGA
- a CDS encoding 3'-5' exonuclease, with protein MTTDATDISPEYLRAFTKDEINAMPLRRYEGEIKVIRTEKQRAQALKEMTRYDLLGFDTETRPVFKKGKKPGPPSLLQLATADCAYVFQINILPMDDGLCDLLANKNIIKTGVAVRDDILGLQRLAKFKPSGFIDLSDVSAKARMQTHGLRNMAANLLGFRISKSAQCSNWAKEKLTPQQVNYAATDAWISRELYVALDELGLT; from the coding sequence ATGACCACGGACGCCACAGACATATCGCCGGAATACCTCCGCGCCTTTACAAAGGACGAGATCAACGCCATGCCCCTTCGCCGATACGAAGGAGAAATCAAGGTTATCCGCACGGAAAAGCAACGTGCCCAAGCCCTGAAAGAAATGACAAGATATGATCTCCTTGGTTTCGACACTGAAACACGTCCCGTGTTCAAAAAAGGCAAAAAACCAGGGCCACCGTCCCTTCTTCAATTGGCGACAGCGGACTGCGCCTATGTCTTTCAGATCAACATCCTTCCCATGGATGATGGCCTATGCGATCTGTTGGCCAACAAAAACATCATCAAGACCGGTGTTGCCGTCCGTGATGACATTTTGGGCCTGCAACGCCTCGCCAAATTCAAGCCAAGTGGATTCATAGACCTGTCCGATGTATCCGCCAAAGCCAGAATGCAAACGCACGGCTTGCGCAATATGGCTGCCAATCTCCTTGGATTCCGTATCTCCAAATCCGCACAATGTTCCAACTGGGCCAAAGAAAAACTCACGCCGCAACAGGTCAACTATGCGGCCACCGATGCCTGGATCAGCCGGGAACTCTATGTCGCTTTGGATGAATTGGGCCTGACCTAA
- the lgt gene encoding prolipoprotein diacylglyceryl transferase: MLEYPQFDPTMVSIGPLELRWYGMMYVFGILSGWLLGRYRATKPWNKMTPKLMDDFITWAILGVVLGGRIGYVLFYNGSFYFSNPLKIFAVWEGGMSFHGGMLGVLVAIWLFGRANNMTFMELGDFVSPLVPPGLFFGRIGNFINAELWGRYTDLPWAMPFPGAGGLPRHPSQLYEAALEGLVLFAVVWWYSSKPRPKGCVGALFLLGYGCFRFLVEFAREPDRHLGFIALNWMSMGQLLCMPMILFGVGWIWWSYRKVV; this comes from the coding sequence ATGCTGGAATATCCACAATTCGATCCGACCATGGTGTCCATAGGGCCGCTTGAGCTTCGCTGGTATGGCATGATGTATGTCTTCGGCATCCTGTCCGGCTGGCTGCTCGGTCGATACAGAGCGACCAAACCGTGGAACAAAATGACGCCCAAGCTTATGGATGATTTTATCACTTGGGCCATACTTGGTGTCGTACTCGGTGGGCGTATCGGTTATGTTTTGTTTTACAACGGGAGTTTCTATTTTTCCAATCCACTCAAGATTTTTGCGGTATGGGAAGGCGGTATGTCATTTCATGGCGGTATGCTTGGTGTGCTGGTGGCCATATGGTTGTTTGGTCGCGCCAATAACATGACCTTTATGGAATTGGGTGATTTCGTGTCCCCATTGGTGCCTCCCGGGCTTTTCTTTGGACGTATCGGTAATTTCATTAATGCTGAATTGTGGGGCCGCTATACAGATTTGCCTTGGGCTATGCCTTTTCCCGGCGCGGGAGGATTGCCTCGTCACCCTTCACAGCTTTATGAAGCAGCTCTCGAAGGACTCGTCCTTTTTGCTGTGGTCTGGTGGTATTCTTCCAAGCCGCGTCCCAAGGGATGCGTTGGGGCGTTGTTTCTGCTCGGTTACGGGTGTTTCCGCTTCCTTGTGGAATTCGCGCGCGAACCTGACAGACATCTCGGTTTTATCGCCTTAAACTGGATGTCCATGGGGCAGTTGTTGTGTATGCCCATGATCCTTTTCGGTGTTGGTTGGATATGGTGGTCCTATCGGAAGGTTGTGTAA
- a CDS encoding glutaminyl-peptide cyclotransferase → MRKATFILFFFLSFLVCTTIVYAETETLPCTLIMEFPHNPAASTQGLFFHEGTLYESSGGYGRSFLAKVDLKTGRHLQTVPLKKTYFAEGMAPFEDSFRLLTWRSGTGFIYGLKDMKKRTSFTYRKQSEMTEGWGLAFDGTHFILSSGTDTLRFHAPKDFTLTKTVTVTDNNMPVRLLNELEYVNGLLYANIWKSDIMVIIDPKSGLVQGRIDLSPLRERLSEDSGVANGIAFNAQTGRLYVTGKHWNKLFEIEIPKF, encoded by the coding sequence ATGCGCAAAGCGACTTTCATACTCTTCTTCTTTTTATCCTTTCTGGTCTGCACGACAATAGTCTACGCCGAAACAGAAACTCTCCCTTGCACACTCATTATGGAATTCCCACACAATCCGGCTGCATCGACGCAAGGACTTTTTTTTCATGAAGGGACACTCTATGAGTCATCTGGGGGCTATGGGCGGTCTTTTCTGGCAAAAGTCGATCTAAAAACAGGGCGCCATCTGCAAACCGTCCCGTTAAAAAAAACGTACTTCGCCGAGGGCATGGCCCCGTTTGAAGACTCGTTCCGTTTGCTCACATGGCGCTCAGGCACAGGGTTTATTTATGGACTGAAAGACATGAAAAAACGCACGTCTTTCACCTATCGAAAACAATCAGAAATGACAGAGGGATGGGGGCTGGCCTTTGACGGGACACACTTCATCCTTTCTTCCGGTACAGACACCTTGCGCTTTCATGCACCTAAAGACTTCACCCTGACAAAGACAGTCACCGTCACAGATAACAACATGCCGGTCAGACTCCTCAATGAGCTTGAGTACGTAAACGGATTACTCTACGCGAACATATGGAAATCCGACATAATGGTAATCATCGACCCGAAATCGGGTCTGGTTCAAGGACGAATCGATCTGTCCCCCCTGCGAGAACGACTTTCAGAAGACAGCGGTGTAGCCAACGGTATTGCCTTCAACGCGCAAACAGGTCGACTGTACGTCACGGGCAAGCATTGGAATAAATTATTTGAGATTGAAATCCCAAAATTCTAA
- a CDS encoding CerR family C-terminal domain-containing protein — protein sequence MNEPQDVNTKAALLSAAIEVFADKGFDSATVRDICGRAKANVAAVNYHYGSKNGLYAAVLEEIFPKGEDWEKISSDSLQPEERLHEFVRGLIAEIYRMGNGMTSHRWSIFLREMAKPSKHLDFIVRRQVQARANELRQIMKDIMGPDTPEMTMAFCSANVWALILDQLLIQPILERLTPNRPSMDENIDAFIDHVVKFSLGGINAVKQ from the coding sequence ATGAACGAACCACAAGACGTCAACACCAAAGCAGCACTTTTGTCCGCAGCCATTGAAGTTTTTGCAGACAAAGGCTTCGACTCGGCAACCGTACGAGACATATGCGGCCGCGCCAAAGCCAATGTCGCCGCAGTCAATTATCATTATGGTAGCAAAAACGGCCTATATGCTGCTGTGTTGGAAGAAATCTTCCCCAAAGGTGAAGATTGGGAAAAGATAAGTAGTGATTCTTTGCAACCCGAAGAAAGACTGCATGAATTCGTTCGAGGTCTCATTGCAGAAATATACCGAATGGGCAATGGTATGACCTCACACAGATGGTCGATTTTTCTGCGGGAAATGGCCAAACCGAGTAAACATCTCGACTTCATCGTCCGCCGACAGGTTCAAGCGCGCGCCAACGAACTACGCCAGATTATGAAAGACATCATGGGCCCTGACACCCCTGAAATGACTATGGCATTTTGCAGTGCCAACGTCTGGGCCTTAATACTCGACCAATTGCTCATCCAGCCTATTTTGGAACGGTTGACGCCGAACCGGCCAAGCATGGACGAAAACATCGACGCATTTATTGACCATGTCGTTAAATTCTCACTCGGCGGCATCAATGCCGTCAAGCAATAG
- the ispH gene encoding 4-hydroxy-3-methylbut-2-enyl diphosphate reductase: MDVVLAETAGFCMGVDLALTRLDDLIANADGRPIYILGPIIHNPQVLKQYAEKGVVMVDTPEEVPSGAYVVIRAHGITRQVEEGLKARDVHIKDATCPRVKKAQLLIARHTDEDSILLLYGEADHAEVAGLVSYAGNGHFVFGSPEELEQYELAKDKKYVLAAQTTQDRVLFDQIAERLSSDEDVEVTVLSTICDATKLRQAEAKKLASEVDFMVVVGGYNSGNTRRLAQVVSDAGTPCKHVEIFSELPLKDLAGYSRVGVTAGASTPRVLIDEVLSGLGSL, encoded by the coding sequence GTGGACGTTGTTTTGGCTGAAACAGCCGGTTTCTGTATGGGAGTGGATCTCGCGTTGACGCGGTTGGATGATTTGATTGCCAATGCGGATGGGCGCCCCATCTATATTTTGGGGCCTATTATCCATAATCCTCAGGTGCTCAAGCAGTACGCCGAAAAAGGTGTGGTCATGGTGGATACTCCCGAGGAAGTCCCCAGTGGCGCATATGTTGTCATTCGCGCTCACGGCATTACTCGGCAGGTCGAGGAAGGACTCAAGGCCCGCGATGTACATATCAAGGACGCCACATGCCCTCGGGTCAAAAAAGCGCAATTGCTTATAGCGCGTCATACAGATGAGGATTCTATTCTTCTGTTGTATGGTGAAGCAGATCACGCAGAAGTCGCCGGCTTGGTCAGTTATGCAGGCAACGGACATTTTGTATTTGGTTCTCCTGAAGAACTTGAGCAGTACGAGCTGGCTAAAGATAAAAAATATGTTTTGGCCGCACAGACCACACAAGATAGGGTGTTGTTTGACCAAATAGCTGAACGGTTATCTTCGGATGAAGATGTCGAAGTGACCGTACTCAGTACTATTTGTGACGCTACCAAACTCAGGCAGGCTGAAGCCAAAAAACTCGCTTCCGAAGTTGATTTCATGGTTGTCGTCGGTGGATACAACAGTGGCAATACTCGTCGATTGGCTCAGGTTGTTTCCGATGCGGGGACTCCGTGCAAGCACGTCGAAATATTCAGTGAACTGCCGTTAAAGGATTTGGCGGGCTATTCCCGGGTAGGAGTTACTGCTGGAGCATCCACTCCGCGAGTTCTTATTGATGAGGTGCTCAGCGGCCTTGGGTCTTTGTAA
- a CDS encoding molybdenum cofactor biosynthesis protein MoaE yields MDINKALEDLKKEPGFADNVGMVLVHNGIVRGWSRKDRSEVTAIEVTPDLEKIEEIRTAIEAYEGIFRAKAFALSGRMQPGDDVLFLIVAGDIRENVKAALADFLDRVKAEAVTKKEIFA; encoded by the coding sequence ATGGATATTAACAAAGCACTTGAAGATCTGAAAAAAGAACCCGGTTTTGCCGATAACGTGGGAATGGTACTCGTTCATAACGGTATTGTGCGCGGCTGGTCTCGTAAGGATCGGAGTGAAGTGACAGCCATTGAAGTGACACCTGATCTGGAAAAGATTGAGGAAATTCGTACGGCAATCGAAGCCTACGAAGGTATCTTTAGAGCGAAGGCATTCGCCTTGTCGGGCCGTATGCAGCCCGGTGACGATGTACTGTTTTTGATCGTGGCCGGTGATATTCGTGAAAACGTGAAAGCAGCCCTCGCTGACTTCCTTGATAGGGTCAAGGCAGAAGCTGTTACCAAGAAAGAGATTTTTGCCTGA
- the moaA gene encoding GTP 3',8-cyclase MoaA, whose amino-acid sequence MHAPIQDSHGRTASYMRISVTDRCNLRCTYCAGEGMEFIPHPDILRYEEILDLISLAEEFGVEKVRFTGGEPFVRKGFAEFMMKAAQRFPEVDMCVTTNATLIGDHVEHLAKAGVKRMNISLDTMDRAKYEKITGRDEYHTVRENIDRCLDAGMTVKVNSVAMKGVNDNELPGFVEFASERNLDFRFIEFMPVGTETGWKDDLVWTADEILNEASELTELRPSVNGSKHGHGPARMYDIVNGKGRIGLISPYTNHFCATCNRLRITSDGLLRTCLFSDKVYNLRPALRNSKLGVEFVERIIRAANRSKPIGHELLKKMPAGQGVCQTRMASIGG is encoded by the coding sequence ATGCACGCTCCCATTCAAGACAGTCATGGCCGTACGGCCAGCTACATGCGCATCAGTGTCACGGACCGTTGTAATCTTCGGTGTACCTATTGCGCCGGGGAAGGAATGGAATTCATTCCTCATCCCGACATCCTGCGATACGAAGAGATTCTGGATCTCATTTCATTGGCCGAGGAATTTGGCGTTGAAAAGGTTCGTTTTACCGGTGGCGAACCGTTTGTCAGAAAAGGTTTCGCGGAATTCATGATGAAAGCGGCCCAGCGTTTTCCCGAGGTCGACATGTGCGTGACAACTAACGCCACATTGATCGGTGATCATGTTGAGCACCTTGCCAAGGCCGGTGTGAAACGGATGAATATCTCTCTGGACACCATGGATCGGGCTAAATACGAGAAAATTACTGGTCGGGACGAGTATCATACGGTTCGAGAAAATATTGATCGCTGTCTGGACGCAGGAATGACCGTCAAGGTTAACAGTGTGGCCATGAAGGGAGTTAATGACAATGAATTGCCGGGATTCGTGGAATTTGCTTCGGAGCGAAATCTTGATTTTCGGTTTATCGAATTTATGCCTGTGGGTACGGAAACGGGCTGGAAAGATGACCTTGTCTGGACCGCAGACGAAATTTTAAATGAAGCCAGTGAACTGACCGAATTGCGACCATCCGTTAATGGAAGCAAGCATGGGCATGGACCTGCACGGATGTATGACATCGTGAATGGTAAGGGGCGTATTGGCTTGATTTCGCCTTACACCAATCATTTTTGTGCCACCTGCAACCGATTGCGTATCACTTCGGACGGGTTGCTCAGGACCTGTCTTTTTTCGGACAAGGTCTATAACCTTCGTCCGGCTCTTCGTAATTCCAAACTCGGTGTCGAGTTCGTGGAGCGTATTATCCGTGCTGCGAATCGAAGCAAACCCATTGGGCATGAATTACTTAAAAAAATGCCCGCAGGGCAAGGGGTCTGTCAAACTCGTATGGCTTCCATCGGTGGGTAG
- a CDS encoding DUF748 domain-containing protein, with amino-acid sequence MDQIDDGLKRPAQIEEIYFNPFTYHFEITNLKVNKLEGEGDLLSVGKAVAAPGISTLWNFAPVIAYLHLDNLQLDITFFGNGKYSISDLLGTPDAVAEETPDTPPAETAIFPFALYGFEMTNSKITFDDRPHNKKHIISDLFLRVPFTSSFTSMKKEFTQPKFTAVINGDPVELKGRTLPFDETLLTEFELGAVDIDLNQYWQYVPIKTPLQLKDGKFTSDISLFFERPDAQRLNLFLGGGGKLTNMELTDPNEKSVLSVKELAFEMERFSLGDRALILTSISLENPYFKVIRNKDNSINWAHYFPGSKMSEAGPKVKTESETDSAFVLDIRKIDIIEGAVDWEDRHVKNGFKRTFAPLSFTGTEITTAGDRPSHIKATAGKAQGIITIEGIATVQPLAASLSVTGKNLPIPAYKSYINHAQPLIVDTGVAGFSANIDFKMEDDTPSLDVTEGTASLRDISIRKPDAKKPSLGLTALDVSGAAMSLKNKTVTVADVTITGPFAKVVMGKDGQLDLGKLLIKEEEILSKTEVVETVEKTWAGGWHAEFGRILVKDGAADFLNQSLKHPANLGIKEFTLDLQALSTQKNATMPYSLSGTWTGNGSFSGQGKASITPLWSDGTIRVNGVGLRPFDGYLAEYTDLLIAKGAAFANLKYSFKGGKKPKLTITGDTALGAVSIKDTLSKNEVAGINKFEINSIAFANEPNTLSIGEIKLNEPRGLIHFDEKGRMNILRVLRVPQPPPVVEGEKAEQTTPKTLPEETTQPAESIKKAPFFQSVKIGKINMTKGAVAFKDESVQPDFSTELTGMNLRLTEIDQSPEARPKMEFKANIGPTPMSISGVVNPVISPIYSDLAISINGMELVPLTPYTLKSLAYPIEKGRLYADVTFKTENWVLNAENKFYIEQLVLGAKDKRPDAPNVPVEFGLSLLQDGNGNMELNLPIRGELNDPDFRIGGIVFKAIVSLLFKALASPFTLIGSMFGGGENMDFVVFEPGRHELDTGGIEKMETIIKALSEREKLTLEVDGVIDPIADKTGLIEVIFEDKIKQQKYDTLSRSEQAEKNVADMVIAPEEYEDLLFEAYADEPDEEDIKPTTLFMTDRQPVDVMEKFIRDRIIITDELLHELAMARANTVKGYIIEKQPALKERVFLLDRKDDAKGKTGVPAHRADLGIN; translated from the coding sequence ATGGACCAAATCGATGATGGGTTGAAACGACCTGCCCAAATCGAAGAAATTTATTTCAACCCCTTCACCTACCATTTCGAAATCACCAACCTCAAGGTCAACAAGCTTGAGGGTGAAGGCGATCTTCTTTCCGTGGGTAAAGCCGTAGCTGCTCCGGGTATCTCCACACTCTGGAATTTCGCCCCTGTCATAGCCTACCTGCACCTCGACAATCTTCAGTTGGACATCACATTCTTCGGCAACGGGAAATATTCCATCTCAGACCTTCTTGGCACACCGGATGCCGTGGCCGAAGAAACCCCAGACACGCCGCCAGCAGAAACGGCCATTTTCCCCTTCGCGCTCTATGGGTTTGAAATGACCAATTCGAAAATCACTTTCGATGATCGACCACACAACAAGAAACACATCATTTCCGACCTCTTCCTTCGTGTTCCCTTCACCTCATCTTTTACGAGCATGAAGAAAGAATTTACCCAACCTAAATTCACCGCTGTAATCAATGGCGATCCAGTCGAACTGAAAGGCAGGACGCTTCCTTTTGACGAAACCCTGCTCACAGAATTTGAACTTGGGGCCGTGGACATTGATCTCAATCAATACTGGCAATATGTACCAATCAAAACACCGCTTCAACTGAAAGACGGTAAATTCACCTCGGATATTTCTCTCTTTTTTGAACGGCCTGATGCGCAACGACTCAATCTATTCCTCGGTGGTGGTGGCAAGCTGACCAATATGGAATTGACTGATCCCAACGAGAAATCAGTGCTCTCGGTAAAAGAACTCGCTTTTGAAATGGAACGGTTTTCTTTGGGAGACCGGGCCTTAATCCTCACCAGCATAAGCTTGGAGAACCCCTACTTCAAAGTTATCCGCAACAAAGACAACAGCATCAATTGGGCACACTATTTCCCCGGCTCAAAAATGAGTGAAGCCGGCCCAAAGGTCAAAACCGAATCAGAAACGGATTCAGCCTTTGTTCTGGATATTCGAAAAATAGATATCATTGAAGGCGCTGTAGATTGGGAAGACCGCCATGTAAAAAACGGCTTTAAACGAACCTTTGCTCCTCTTTCGTTCACAGGAACGGAAATTACAACAGCAGGAGACAGGCCTAGTCACATAAAAGCTACGGCAGGCAAGGCTCAGGGTATCATAACAATAGAAGGCATAGCCACAGTACAACCCCTTGCAGCCTCCCTTTCTGTGACCGGAAAGAATCTCCCGATCCCGGCTTACAAATCCTATATCAATCATGCGCAACCACTCATTGTGGACACAGGTGTTGCAGGCTTTTCGGCCAACATCGACTTTAAAATGGAAGATGACACCCCTTCTCTGGATGTCACAGAAGGGACAGCCTCGTTGCGAGATATTTCTATCCGCAAACCGGATGCCAAGAAGCCAAGTCTCGGACTGACTGCATTGGATGTATCCGGTGCTGCCATGAGCCTGAAAAACAAGACTGTGACCGTGGCGGACGTCACGATTACAGGCCCATTTGCCAAAGTCGTCATGGGAAAAGATGGTCAACTTGATCTGGGCAAACTTCTAATAAAAGAAGAAGAGATACTGAGTAAGACAGAGGTCGTCGAAACTGTAGAAAAAACCTGGGCCGGAGGATGGCATGCAGAATTCGGACGCATTCTTGTTAAAGATGGTGCTGCCGATTTTCTGAATCAATCACTCAAACATCCGGCCAATCTGGGTATCAAAGAATTCACATTGGACCTGCAAGCCCTTTCTACACAAAAGAATGCCACCATGCCTTATTCTCTGAGCGGAACATGGACAGGCAATGGATCATTTTCAGGACAGGGAAAAGCCTCCATTACCCCACTCTGGTCCGACGGAACCATTCGCGTCAACGGCGTTGGGCTACGGCCATTTGATGGTTATCTGGCTGAATACACGGACCTGCTCATTGCCAAGGGCGCGGCTTTTGCCAACCTGAAATATTCATTCAAAGGTGGCAAAAAGCCAAAACTCACCATCACAGGGGATACCGCACTCGGCGCAGTCTCCATCAAAGACACCCTGAGCAAAAATGAAGTGGCTGGCATCAATAAATTTGAAATAAATTCAATAGCCTTTGCCAACGAACCGAACACGCTTTCCATCGGCGAAATCAAACTGAACGAACCTCGCGGACTCATTCATTTCGATGAAAAAGGACGCATGAACATTCTACGAGTCTTGCGTGTTCCCCAACCACCGCCAGTAGTGGAAGGGGAAAAGGCTGAACAAACCACCCCCAAAACATTACCGGAAGAAACCACTCAACCTGCGGAAAGCATAAAAAAGGCGCCATTTTTCCAATCCGTCAAAATCGGAAAAATCAACATGACCAAGGGCGCTGTTGCTTTTAAAGATGAAAGCGTACAGCCGGACTTCTCCACCGAGTTGACCGGCATGAACCTCCGCCTTACAGAAATCGACCAATCGCCTGAAGCAAGGCCCAAGATGGAGTTCAAAGCCAACATAGGCCCCACCCCCATGTCGATCTCGGGTGTGGTCAACCCAGTCATTTCGCCGATTTATTCGGACCTGGCAATTTCCATCAATGGCATGGAACTCGTGCCACTCACACCATACACACTCAAAAGCCTTGCCTATCCCATTGAGAAGGGACGGCTTTATGCGGATGTGACCTTCAAAACAGAAAACTGGGTGCTAAACGCTGAAAACAAATTCTACATTGAACAACTTGTACTGGGCGCCAAGGATAAACGTCCTGATGCCCCCAACGTCCCTGTAGAGTTCGGACTGTCCCTGCTTCAGGATGGCAACGGCAACATGGAGTTGAACCTGCCCATCCGTGGTGAACTGAACGACCCGGATTTCCGCATCGGCGGTATTGTATTCAAGGCCATTGTCAGTCTGTTATTCAAAGCTCTGGCATCACCATTCACCTTGATCGGCTCCATGTTCGGCGGTGGTGAAAATATGGATTTCGTCGTCTTTGAACCCGGCAGACACGAATTGGATACAGGCGGAATTGAAAAAATGGAGACCATAATTAAGGCATTAAGCGAACGTGAGAAACTTACATTGGAAGTGGACGGCGTCATTGATCCGATCGCAGACAAAACCGGCCTTATTGAGGTCATTTTCGAAGACAAAATCAAACAACAAAAATACGACACGCTGTCCCGATCTGAACAGGCAGAAAAGAACGTGGCAGACATGGTCATAGCCCCTGAAGAATATGAAGACCTTCTGTTTGAAGCGTATGCCGACGAACCGGACGAAGAAGATATCAAACCGACCACGCTCTTCATGACCGACCGACAGCCTGTCGATGTCATGGAAAAATTCATTCGTGACCGCATAATAATCACCGATGAACTACTCCATGAACTCGCCATGGCCCGAGCCAACACCGTTAAAGGGTACATCATTGAAAAACAGCCTGCCTTGAAAGAACGCGTCTTTCTTCTCGACCGAAAGGACGATGCCAAAGGGAAAACAGGCGTCCCGGCCCATAGGGCGGACCTCGGCATCAATTAA